A genome region from Tolypothrix sp. PCC 7712 includes the following:
- a CDS encoding non-ribosomal peptide synthetase — MSNFSESLGDISPEHYELLQLLLKKKGIGKPEQKTIPKRIEQSHCQLSYAQQRLWFLHQLNPDISVYNMPAAIGIQGSLNIAALTKTFNEIARRHEILRTRFETVNGKPIQIIDPTVNIPLSVVNLQDLPDGKRQTEVTRLIKVEAEKPFELTQTPLLRTTLLQLDVTEYVLLLTIHHIIADGWSIDVLIREVMVLYEAFCGGQPSPLTALPIQYADFALWQSQYLQGEVLANQLAFWREKLGNHPPALELPTDRPRPAIQTFRGATQSFSLSAEVTQALKTLSQTEGTTLFVTLLAAFKTLLYRYTGQEDILLGSPIANRNRAETEELIGFFVNTLVLRTNVSGNPSFRELIARVHEQASTAYAHQDIPFEQLAAELQPQRDLSRNPLIQVMFVLENRSSSLGELGDLKLSLLEINTAIAKFDLTLILSETSQGLKGWLEYSTDLFDAATITQMVRHFQTLVGGIAVNPDQRLASLPLLSAAEQHQLLYEWNHPEISYPQHYCIHQLFEQSAQQTPEAIAVVFEDQQLTYQALNQQANQLAHYLRSLGVKPGVKVGICVERSLWMIVGILGILKAGAAYVPLDPSYPQERLAFIIQDAQVEVLLTQQQLLEFLPPHQVPVISLDRDWQIIAQENQANPACTATVDNLAYIIYTSGSTGQPKGVLVPHQNVTRLFEAVQPWFEFNQQDVWTLFHSIAFDFSVWELWGALLHGGKLVIVPYWLSRSPEAFYQLLCQQKVTVLNQTPSAFRQLIQAEESLNHQLALRLVIFGGEALEIPSLQPWLERHGDRYPQLVNMYGITETTVHVTYRPITMADLQVNSGSVIGRPIPDLQVYILDQYQQLVPIGVSGEMYIGGGGLAPGYLNRPDLTTAKFIPHPFSNQPDARLYKSGDLARYLPNGDIEYLGRIDHQVKIRGFRIELGEIAGILTQHPSVQETVVLAKETSSGEKYLVAYVVFRHQQTATTSQLRNFLKKQLPDYMLPSVFVVVEALPLTANGKLDHQALPEPSTNRPELDVAFVAPRTPAEKILAEIWSQVLGFAEIGIYDNFFALGGDSIRSIQVRSLAQEHGLYFSLQQIFQHQTIHELIADVVIEENPQAITQSVAAFSLISEQERSQLPENIEDAYPLTMLQMGMLFHNEYDTDTPIYHNVASLHIQAPFAPQHFQTAAQQLINRHPVLRTSFDLSNFSQPLQLVHKNVTVALQVEDLSHLSTIEQEEILNAQLDVQKRHKFDWISPPLLRFHIYRRSSQTFQFNFSEHHAILDGWSVATMLTELFENYFSLLRGETPTIKLSPEIAFRDFVALQQTALQSQASQDYWKQKLKGCMMTRIPREYQPQSATTSAIRAFPVLISDETATGLQQLAKVAKVSLKSVLVAAHIYVLSQLSGQSDVVTIMASHGRPETTDNDWSLGLFLTPLPLRMKLSGGTWIDLVQQTFAAEKELLPHRLYPLAQMQIDLGNQRLAETSVNFTRFHIYERLQQLSNLQIIDTQGFAMTDFALVAEFSFDVFASQLQLFLMCNTFEFSKQQIEEIGDKYAQILVVMARESTANYQLVEVANQTVKEDEKYQLLAISTGEKINYPQYNCIHQLFAQQVARIPDNLAVASEHQKVTYAQLNSSANQLANFLQNWGVVTETLVGICVERTPQMLVGILGILKAGGAYVPLDPSYPQQRLDFMLQDAKIEILLTQKHLLPKFSHHNIKIICIDTEWEAIAQHSDAHPECEITSDNLAYIIYTSGSTGLPKGVEITHKNLIHSTIARINYYPEYDVNFLLLSSFAFDSSVAGIFWTLCCGGTLYLPQVGEEKEVRKLVKLISQYQISHLLSLPSLYALILEQAEIAQLTSLHTVIVAGEPCPKKLVQYHFELLKSTSLYNEYGPTEATVWSSVYNCSCPETGISIPIGRPIPNTQIYILNSDGKLVPVGVTGELYIGGDGIARGYLSKPQLTAEKFIPDFFSNEPNARLYKTGDLARYRPDGNIEFLGRSDRQVKIRGFRIELGEIEAVLEEHPTIREVAVVSREIQGDSRLVAYIVPSSQHLDSHETILEQQHIANYQTVYDEIYSQNQNFSQLDSTISLRAWISSDTNQPLPEAEVIEYADSTAQRILSNLQPKRVLEIGCGTGVILLRVAPHCTHYCGTDISDVALRYTQQQLAIRQPDIFAKVSFLHRAAHNFQDIATEQFDTIILNEVVQHFPSIEYFVDVLQSAVKVVQPGGCIFLGGVRSLPLLEAFHTWVQLNRVPPSWSTAQLYQRVQEQLSAEKELVINPGFFTALQKYLPEISYVQICPKRGSYHNELTKFHYDVILHIKAEVNLAADILWLNWYEEKLTVTAVRQLLKSSAPATLGLRNIPNARVETTVKAVELLRQDSGIQTVGELKQALQSNFSPLGVDPEEFWTLSQDLPYTVDISWANAAIDGSYDLLFRRYSDNSTNLIPEFGAIATDFQQPLDAYANKPLHSQSKLTSELIPQITSYLREKLPEYMIPVNFVTLEALPLTPNSKVDYQALPTPQQIRFRFTETLVFPRDSLELQLAQIWEDILDIHPVGVTENFFDLGGHSLSAVRLMAQIRTKLNQDLPLSILFQGITIEKLASILRQQSDVQTHNLLIPLQPHGSKRPFFCLHPTGGNVLCYYELARHLQPDQPIYGLQALGLDGEQQPYNRIADMAAYYIQLIRTIQPTGPYLLGGWSMGGAIAFEIAQQLHQQGDQVDLLALFDSLAPIPQNKPTNISEYNDAKMLSQLAQDMASLTGRNLAISEQQLQQLEPDEQLQYFLEQAKIANIFPPDIEHQQLSNLLQVFKSNIQAILNYVPQVYPGRVVLFRASENNFNQAPQNQTLGWNELSSESVEIVNVPGTHYTMLTKPHVQTLLEHLRHYLAQD; from the coding sequence CAGGGAAGTTTAAATATTGCGGCACTGACAAAAACATTTAATGAAATTGCGCGACGACATGAAATTTTACGCACCCGTTTTGAGACTGTCAATGGTAAACCAATTCAGATAATTGATCCAACTGTTAACATACCCTTGTCTGTGGTAAATTTACAGGATTTACCTGATGGAAAACGTCAAACTGAAGTTACTCGATTAATAAAAGTAGAAGCAGAAAAGCCCTTTGAATTGACACAAACACCACTGCTAAGAACAACTTTATTACAGTTAGATGTAACTGAATATGTACTATTATTGACCATTCATCACATTATTGCTGATGGTTGGTCAATAGATGTCTTGATTCGAGAAGTAATGGTGTTGTATGAAGCATTTTGCGGTGGTCAACCTTCTCCCCTAACCGCATTACCTATTCAGTATGCAGATTTCGCGCTTTGGCAAAGTCAATACTTGCAAGGAGAAGTTCTCGCAAATCAATTAGCATTTTGGCGAGAAAAGCTAGGAAATCACCCACCTGCACTAGAACTACCTACTGACCGTCCTCGCCCAGCAATTCAGACTTTTCGGGGTGCTACGCAATCTTTTTCCCTATCTGCTGAGGTGACGCAAGCCCTCAAGACTCTGAGTCAAACAGAGGGAACTACTTTGTTTGTTACCCTGTTGGCGGCGTTCAAAACTTTGCTTTATCGCTACACAGGACAGGAAGATATACTGCTGGGTTCTCCCATTGCTAACCGCAACCGGGCTGAAACTGAAGAGTTAATTGGCTTTTTTGTCAATACTTTGGTGCTGCGTACTAATGTATCCGGTAATCCCAGTTTTCGGGAACTAATTGCTAGGGTACATGAACAGGCATCAACAGCCTATGCACATCAGGATATTCCCTTTGAGCAGTTAGCCGCAGAACTACAGCCCCAGAGGGATTTAAGCAGAAATCCATTGATACAAGTGATGTTTGTGCTGGAAAATCGGTCTAGCTCGCTTGGGGAATTGGGTGACTTAAAGTTGAGTCTGCTAGAAATCAATACAGCGATCGCTAAGTTTGATTTAACCTTGATATTATCGGAAACCTCACAAGGTCTCAAGGGTTGGCTGGAGTACAGTACAGACCTATTTGATGCGGCGACAATTACGCAAATGGTCAGACATTTTCAAACTTTAGTCGGTGGTATTGCAGTTAACCCTGACCAGCGTCTTGCTAGTTTACCTCTCTTAAGTGCGGCTGAACAACATCAGCTTTTATATGAATGGAATCACCCAGAAATTAGCTATCCGCAGCACTATTGCATTCATCAACTATTTGAACAATCTGCACAACAGACACCAGAAGCGATCGCAGTTGTTTTTGAAGATCAACAGCTAACTTACCAAGCTCTCAATCAACAAGCAAACCAACTAGCACATTACCTGCGTTCCCTTGGTGTCAAACCAGGGGTGAAAGTGGGTATCTGTGTCGAGCGTTCCTTGTGGATGATAGTAGGTATTCTCGGTATCCTCAAAGCAGGCGCAGCTTATGTACCCCTTGACCCCAGCTATCCCCAAGAACGCCTCGCTTTTATTATCCAAGATGCTCAAGTAGAAGTCTTGCTCACCCAGCAGCAATTATTGGAATTTTTACCGCCTCATCAGGTTCCGGTAATTTCTCTGGATAGAGATTGGCAAATCATTGCTCAGGAAAATCAAGCTAATCCTGCCTGTACTGCTACCGTGGATAACTTAGCTTATATTATTTACACCTCCGGTTCTACTGGTCAACCCAAAGGTGTATTAGTCCCTCATCAAAATGTCACACGTCTATTTGAGGCTGTGCAACCTTGGTTTGAGTTTAATCAACAGGATGTGTGGACGCTATTTCATTCCATTGCTTTTGACTTCTCAGTGTGGGAACTTTGGGGGGCTTTGTTGCATGGTGGAAAGTTAGTTATAGTACCTTACTGGCTGAGTAGGTCGCCAGAAGCTTTTTATCAATTGTTGTGTCAACAAAAGGTAACGGTACTCAATCAAACTCCCTCAGCCTTCCGCCAATTAATACAAGCTGAAGAGTCTTTAAATCATCAATTAGCCTTGCGTTTGGTAATTTTTGGCGGAGAAGCCTTAGAAATCCCCAGCTTGCAACCTTGGCTTGAGCGGCATGGCGATCGCTATCCCCAGTTGGTCAATATGTATGGCATTACAGAAACAACTGTTCATGTTACCTATCGTCCCATCACAATGGCAGACTTGCAAGTTAACTCAGGGAGTGTAATTGGTCGTCCTATCCCCGACTTACAAGTGTACATATTAGACCAATATCAGCAACTCGTACCCATTGGCGTTTCTGGTGAGATGTACATTGGTGGTGGAGGTTTAGCCCCAGGTTATCTGAACCGACCGGATTTAACCACCGCAAAATTTATACCTCATCCTTTTAGCAATCAGCCAGATGCAAGGCTTTATAAGTCTGGTGATTTAGCTCGTTACTTACCCAATGGTGATATTGAATACTTGGGACGCATCGACCATCAGGTGAAGATTCGCGGCTTTCGTATTGAATTAGGGGAAATTGCAGGGATCTTAACTCAACACCCATCTGTGCAAGAAACGGTGGTACTGGCTAAGGAAACCTCATCGGGAGAAAAATATCTAGTCGCTTATGTAGTTTTCCGCCATCAGCAAACTGCGACAACTAGCCAACTGCGAAACTTCCTGAAAAAACAACTGCCTGATTATATGCTGCCATCAGTGTTTGTGGTTGTGGAAGCTTTACCTTTAACAGCCAATGGTAAACTAGACCATCAAGCATTGCCAGAACCAAGCACCAACAGACCAGAATTAGATGTTGCTTTTGTCGCTCCCCGCACTCCCGCAGAAAAGATACTCGCCGAAATTTGGTCACAAGTGCTGGGTTTTGCAGAAATCGGCATTTATGATAACTTTTTTGCTTTGGGGGGAGATTCGATTCGTAGTATTCAAGTGCGTTCTCTAGCGCAAGAACATGGGTTATATTTCTCTTTACAACAGATTTTTCAACATCAGACAATTCACGAACTGATTGCAGATGTAGTTATAGAAGAAAATCCCCAGGCTATCACACAATCAGTTGCAGCATTTAGCTTAATCAGTGAACAAGAGCGATCGCAATTACCGGAAAATATAGAAGATGCCTATCCCTTAACTATGCTTCAGATGGGGATGCTCTTTCATAATGAGTATGATACTGATACACCTATTTATCATAATGTTGCGAGTTTACACATACAAGCTCCTTTTGCACCGCAACATTTTCAGACAGCCGCCCAGCAATTGATTAATCGCCATCCGGTCTTGCGGACTTCGTTTGATTTGAGTAACTTTAGTCAACCGTTACAGTTGGTGCATAAAAATGTTACTGTCGCTTTGCAAGTAGAAGATTTATCTCACCTCTCGACTATTGAACAAGAAGAGATATTAAATGCTCAGTTAGATGTCCAAAAACGCCATAAATTTGATTGGATATCTCCACCACTATTACGCTTTCATATTTATCGCCGCAGCAGCCAAACTTTTCAATTTAACTTTAGCGAACATCATGCAATTCTCGATGGCTGGAGTGTCGCTACAATGCTGACTGAGTTATTTGAAAACTACTTTAGTTTATTGCGAGGAGAAACACCCACTATTAAATTATCGCCTGAGATAGCTTTTCGAGATTTTGTTGCCTTACAACAAACAGCCCTCCAATCACAAGCATCTCAAGACTACTGGAAGCAAAAGCTCAAGGGCTGCATGATGACTAGAATACCACGGGAGTATCAGCCTCAGTCTGCCACAACCTCAGCCATTCGTGCATTCCCCGTTCTCATTAGTGATGAAACTGCAACTGGATTGCAACAACTAGCGAAAGTAGCCAAAGTTTCCCTTAAGAGTGTATTAGTCGCTGCACATATATATGTACTTAGTCAGTTGAGTGGGCAATCAGATGTGGTGACAATTATGGCATCTCATGGCCGCCCAGAAACAACTGATAATGATTGGAGTTTAGGACTTTTTCTCACTCCCCTACCACTGCGGATGAAACTTTCCGGCGGTACTTGGATAGACTTAGTACAACAAACTTTTGCGGCTGAGAAAGAGTTATTACCCCACAGATTGTATCCATTAGCTCAGATGCAAATCGATTTGGGGAATCAGCGTCTAGCAGAAACATCGGTAAACTTCACGCGCTTTCATATCTACGAACGTTTGCAACAACTCAGTAATTTACAGATAATAGACACCCAGGGCTTTGCAATGACAGATTTTGCCCTAGTCGCTGAATTTAGTTTTGATGTTTTCGCATCTCAACTACAATTATTTTTAATGTGTAATACCTTTGAGTTTTCTAAGCAACAAATAGAGGAAATAGGTGACAAATATGCTCAAATTTTGGTTGTAATGGCGAGAGAATCAACAGCAAATTATCAATTAGTTGAAGTTGCCAATCAGACAGTTAAGGAAGATGAGAAATACCAATTATTAGCTATATCTACTGGAGAAAAAATTAATTATCCTCAATACAATTGCATTCATCAACTATTTGCTCAACAAGTAGCCAGAATACCAGACAATCTAGCCGTCGCCAGTGAACATCAAAAAGTAACATACGCACAGCTTAATAGTAGTGCTAACCAATTAGCTAATTTTTTGCAAAATTGGGGCGTAGTGACTGAAACTTTAGTGGGAATTTGCGTGGAGCGTACCCCGCAAATGTTAGTCGGTATTTTAGGTATACTCAAAGCAGGTGGAGCTTATGTCCCTCTCGATCCGAGTTATCCACAACAGCGATTAGATTTCATGTTGCAAGATGCCAAAATAGAAATCTTATTAACACAAAAACATTTACTACCAAAATTTTCTCATCACAATATAAAAATTATCTGCATAGATACCGAATGGGAGGCAATTGCACAACACAGTGATGCTCATCCTGAATGTGAAATTACATCAGATAACTTAGCATATATCATCTATACTTCTGGCTCTACAGGCCTTCCCAAAGGCGTAGAAATAACTCATAAAAATTTAATTCACTCCACCATAGCGAGGATAAATTATTATCCAGAATATGATGTAAATTTTCTCTTACTGTCCTCCTTCGCTTTCGATAGCTCAGTTGCGGGAATATTTTGGACTTTGTGTTGTGGGGGAACTCTTTATCTTCCTCAAGTCGGTGAAGAAAAAGAAGTACGAAAGTTGGTGAAGTTAATATCTCAATATCAAATTTCTCATTTGCTTTCTCTTCCTTCTCTATACGCCCTGATATTAGAACAAGCTGAAATTGCACAACTAACTTCACTACATACAGTGATTGTAGCGGGAGAGCCTTGCCCAAAAAAATTGGTTCAATATCATTTTGAATTACTGAAAAGCACATCTTTATATAATGAATATGGCCCAACAGAAGCAACAGTTTGGAGTAGCGTCTACAATTGCTCTTGTCCCGAAACAGGAATTAGTATACCTATTGGTCGTCCTATTCCTAATACACAAATTTATATCCTTAATTCTGATGGGAAACTTGTTCCTGTGGGTGTGACTGGTGAACTGTACATTGGTGGTGACGGAATCGCTAGAGGTTATCTCAGTAAACCTCAGCTAACAGCAGAAAAATTTATACCCGATTTCTTTAGCAATGAACCAAACGCACGTTTGTACAAAACAGGAGATTTAGCTCGTTATCGCCCTGATGGTAACATTGAATTTTTAGGTCGGAGCGATCGCCAAGTCAAAATTCGTGGTTTTCGCATCGAACTGGGTGAAATTGAGGCGGTACTAGAAGAACATCCAACAATTCGGGAAGTGGCGGTAGTATCTAGGGAGATACAAGGCGACTCTCGTTTAGTCGCATATATAGTACCATCATCCCAACACCTTGACTCCCATGAAACAATTCTAGAACAGCAGCATATTGCCAATTATCAAACAGTTTATGACGAAATTTATAGTCAAAATCAGAACTTTTCTCAGCTAGACTCTACAATTAGCCTGAGAGCCTGGATCAGCAGTGATACTAATCAGCCCCTACCAGAAGCAGAAGTCATTGAGTATGCAGACAGCACAGCACAACGTATCCTCTCAAATCTGCAACCCAAACGGGTATTAGAGATTGGCTGTGGTACTGGTGTGATTTTATTGCGGGTAGCTCCTCACTGCACGCATTACTGTGGTACAGATATCTCAGATGTAGCTTTGCGTTACACTCAGCAGCAATTGGCAATTCGTCAACCAGATATTTTCGCCAAAGTTTCATTTTTGCATAGAGCAGCACACAACTTTCAAGACATAGCAACTGAACAGTTTGACACTATTATTTTGAATGAAGTCGTGCAGCATTTTCCTAGCATTGAATATTTTGTTGATGTTTTACAAAGTGCTGTGAAAGTTGTCCAGCCAGGAGGATGTATTTTTCTGGGTGGTGTACGCAGTTTGCCACTTCTAGAAGCTTTTCACACTTGGGTGCAGTTAAATCGAGTTCCACCTTCATGGAGTACAGCGCAATTGTACCAACGGGTGCAAGAACAATTATCTGCTGAGAAGGAATTAGTTATCAATCCAGGCTTCTTCACTGCGCTGCAAAAATATCTGCCAGAAATTAGTTATGTACAGATTTGTCCTAAACGTGGTTCATATCACAATGAACTGACAAAATTTCACTACGATGTCATTCTTCATATCAAAGCAGAAGTAAATTTAGCTGCGGATATTTTGTGGTTAAATTGGTATGAGGAAAAACTCACGGTGACTGCTGTACGTCAGTTGTTAAAGTCCAGCGCACCAGCAACGCTAGGGCTACGAAATATACCCAATGCTCGTGTAGAAACAACTGTAAAAGCAGTAGAATTACTGAGACAAGATTCAGGAATACAAACTGTTGGTGAACTCAAACAAGCCTTGCAGTCAAATTTTTCACCATTAGGTGTTGATCCTGAAGAATTTTGGACTTTGAGCCAGGATTTACCGTATACAGTAGATATCAGTTGGGCTAACGCTGCTATTGATGGTAGTTACGATCTACTGTTTCGCCGCTACTCAGATAACTCTACAAATCTGATTCCGGAATTTGGTGCGATCGCCACTGATTTCCAACAGCCATTAGATGCCTATGCTAACAAACCCTTGCACAGCCAGAGTAAATTAACTTCAGAGTTGATTCCCCAAATAACCAGTTACCTGCGCGAAAAACTACCTGAGTACATGATTCCCGTGAATTTTGTCACTCTAGAAGCACTACCACTGACACCTAATAGCAAGGTAGACTATCAAGCATTGCCCACACCTCAGCAAATACGTTTTCGTTTCACAGAAACTTTGGTTTTTCCCCGTGATAGTTTAGAACTTCAACTCGCCCAAATTTGGGAAGACATTTTAGATATTCACCCCGTTGGTGTGACGGAAAACTTTTTTGACTTGGGAGGTCATTCGCTTTCGGCTGTACGTTTAATGGCGCAGATTCGGACTAAATTAAACCAAGACTTGCCTTTGTCTATCCTTTTTCAAGGAATCACAATTGAAAAACTAGCGAGTATTTTACGCCAGCAGTCTGATGTACAAACTCACAATCTTTTGATACCTCTTCAACCTCACGGTTCCAAAAGACCTTTCTTTTGTTTACATCCGACTGGTGGTAATGTTCTTTGCTACTACGAATTAGCCCGGCATCTGCAACCAGACCAGCCAATTTACGGATTGCAAGCATTGGGGTTAGATGGAGAACAACAGCCTTACAACCGCATCGCAGACATGGCTGCTTACTATATTCAACTCATACGTACCATTCAACCAACAGGCCCTTATCTTTTGGGAGGCTGGTCTATGGGTGGTGCGATCGCTTTTGAAATAGCACAGCAGTTACATCAACAGGGCGATCAAGTTGATTTACTAGCTTTGTTCGATAGCCTAGCACCAATTCCTCAAAACAAGCCGACAAATATTAGTGAGTATAACGATGCCAAAATGCTATCTCAACTAGCTCAAGATATGGCTAGTTTGACTGGCAGAAATTTGGCAATTTCTGAGCAACAACTTCAGCAATTAGAGCCAGATGAGCAATTGCAATATTTCTTAGAACAGGCAAAAATAGCTAATATTTTCCCCCCAGATATTGAACATCAGCAACTGAGTAATCTTCTGCAAGTTTTCAAAAGTAATATCCAAGCCATATTAAATTATGTGCCGCAAGTTTATCCAGGGCGAGTTGTTCTCTTTAGAGCCAGTGAAAACAACTTTAATCAAGCACCACAAAACCAAACCTTGGGATGGAATGAACTTTCCTCGGAATCAGTAGAGATTGTAAATGTGCCAGGAACGCACTACACAATGCTGACCAAACCTCACGTTCAAACTCTCCTAGAACATTTGAGACATTATCTCGCTCAAGATTAA
- a CDS encoding MFS transporter has product MPQYTVAQSMRVFTFIWLGQLVSLLGSSLTGFALGVWVYQRTGSVTQYALISLFSLLPGLLIAPLAGVLVDRWDRRWLMIFSDAGAGLGSLIIALLLWLGKLQVWQIYLIVAISSMFSAFQWTAYAAVTTLLVPKQHLGRANGMVQFAEAVSRLIAPALAGILVVSINLQGVILLDSVTFVFAIATQMFVRFPKIKTTIADVEKNKSLLREVVDGWTYITTRPGLLALLIFFAIKNFLVGTVNVLITPLVLSFASATVLGTVLSIGGSGMLLGSCVMSFWGGSRRRIHAVLGFTLLGGLSIIMAGIKPAAPVFFAAAFTYFFGFPIVNSCDQAIWQSKVELAVQGRVFALRRMLTWGSLPLASFVAGPLADRVFEPLLVPGGLLAGNLGQIIGVGKGHGIALLFILMGILTMLTTVGFYLYQPLRLLETQLPDAIADNTPISKEDIRQN; this is encoded by the coding sequence ATGCCGCAATATACTGTAGCCCAAAGCATGAGAGTTTTTACTTTCATTTGGCTTGGACAACTAGTCTCACTGCTGGGTTCGAGTCTCACAGGCTTTGCACTAGGAGTTTGGGTTTATCAAAGAACTGGGTCAGTTACACAGTATGCACTCATTTCTTTATTCTCACTACTACCAGGTCTTTTAATAGCACCACTAGCCGGCGTTTTAGTAGACAGATGGGATCGACGCTGGCTGATGATTTTTAGTGATGCTGGAGCAGGTTTAGGTAGTCTGATAATTGCCCTGTTGCTGTGGCTGGGTAAACTCCAAGTTTGGCAAATTTACCTTATTGTTGCCATCAGTTCAATGTTCAGTGCCTTCCAGTGGACTGCTTATGCTGCTGTAACCACATTACTCGTTCCTAAACAGCACTTAGGGCGTGCTAATGGAATGGTACAGTTTGCAGAAGCAGTATCACGGTTGATTGCACCAGCCTTAGCAGGAATACTAGTAGTCTCAATCAATCTTCAAGGTGTCATATTACTAGATAGTGTGACCTTTGTTTTTGCGATCGCCACGCAGATGTTCGTTCGATTCCCGAAAATCAAAACTACGATCGCAGATGTAGAGAAAAACAAATCCCTGCTACGGGAGGTGGTGGATGGCTGGACATACATCACTACTCGACCGGGACTACTGGCATTATTAATATTTTTTGCTATAAAAAATTTTTTGGTAGGAACTGTTAACGTACTGATTACACCCTTAGTTTTATCTTTTGCTTCCGCTACTGTCTTAGGCACCGTACTCTCAATTGGTGGCAGTGGTATGCTCCTTGGCAGTTGTGTTATGAGCTTTTGGGGTGGTTCACGGCGACGTATTCATGCTGTACTGGGCTTTACCCTGTTGGGTGGGTTATCTATTATCATGGCTGGAATCAAACCAGCAGCACCAGTTTTCTTTGCAGCTGCGTTTACCTACTTCTTCGGCTTCCCCATTGTCAACAGTTGCGATCAAGCTATTTGGCAAAGCAAAGTGGAGCTTGCTGTCCAGGGACGAGTTTTTGCTTTGCGACGTATGCTGACTTGGGGATCTCTACCGCTTGCTAGTTTTGTAGCAGGCCCCTTAGCTGATCGAGTCTTTGAACCTTTACTTGTTCCGGGAGGGTTATTAGCCGGAAACCTTGGACAGATTATTGGTGTAGGGAAAGGACACGGCATTGCCCTATTATTTATTCTTATGGGAATACTGACTATGTTGACCACAGTAGGCTTCTATTTATACCAACCTCTACGTTTATTAGAAACTCAATTACCTGATGCGATTGCTGACAATACGCCAATTTCTAAGGAAGACATAAGACAAAATTAA
- a CDS encoding helix-turn-helix domain-containing protein, translated as MPAPLRIILTPEEDRTLNELRLAQRLPQRTRDRAHMLRLNAQGWNVPAIAKMFECHAHTVRATLRRWEKGGLGGLWEAPGRGAKPKWQAGDLDYLTECLEQEPRTYNSVQLAQKLKQERLVDLSSDRLRRLLKKKLSLETNQKQQSLQTRPSKKGT; from the coding sequence ATGCCTGCCCCTTTACGCATTATTCTGACCCCAGAGGAAGACCGAACCTTAAATGAACTGCGACTTGCTCAGCGCCTTCCTCAAAGAACCCGTGACCGAGCCCATATGTTGCGCCTGAACGCTCAGGGATGGAATGTACCAGCGATTGCAAAGATGTTCGAGTGCCATGCTCATACGGTCAGAGCGACCCTACGGCGATGGGAAAAAGGAGGATTAGGGGGACTGTGGGAAGCCCCAGGACGGGGAGCAAAACCAAAGTGGCAAGCAGGAGACCTGGACTACTTGACGGAGTGTTTGGAGCAAGAGCCCCGAACTTACAATAGTGTGCAATTAGCTCAGAAATTGAAACAAGAGCGCTTAGTGGATTTAAGTAGCGACCGATTGAGAAGATTGCTCAAAAAAAAACTATCGCTGGAAACGAACCAGAAACAGCAATCGTTGCAAACAAGACCCAGTAAAAAAGGCACTTAA